A genomic segment from Leptolyngbya boryana PCC 6306 encodes:
- a CDS encoding AAA family ATPase encodes MRAEPFLDNWAYLKVELNWLERLLLTAVARQRKDTKTIERISQTKADRVTSHWWKGVVNFEEVIASDSPADRRKSAPTASYQQQLDARIQASWQKGIGLALPILCDRLELNPFEKNAILIALAPEVHRRYAQMYGYLQTGEDTPERPTIDLVLRLLCRTDAEWRIARSSFLSSSRLIQSGLMTVEEPDQLFLMRSLKLSEACVNYLLSDAADFMELEELLEPQVSDVFARSVPRTPIDLVLPDPVLEQLQQICNQIQFTPQLKAWGFRQLPGVNALFIGAPGTGKTLSVQWIAQQLEMPLTEIDLAIVDHPAALIEDLIAEPPMVLLIKSAERWLKRSAPIEKVIELINSRRTFTCFSVRHRIAVPIALRSRFQFTIELPKPDAMARVQLWKQAFPAETPLSEFDWQTLAKQHRLTGGEIQAIAKAAAIQALSQEASEITLDHILQVLR; translated from the coding sequence ATGCGTGCTGAACCTTTTCTTGATAATTGGGCGTATCTCAAAGTTGAATTAAATTGGCTAGAACGATTGCTTTTAACCGCAGTCGCACGACAACGCAAAGACACAAAAACGATTGAGCGCATCTCGCAGACGAAAGCAGATCGCGTCACGAGTCATTGGTGGAAAGGAGTTGTAAATTTTGAGGAAGTCATCGCTTCTGACTCTCCAGCAGACCGACGCAAATCTGCACCCACTGCAAGCTATCAACAACAATTAGACGCGAGAATTCAAGCGAGTTGGCAAAAAGGAATCGGGTTAGCTTTACCGATATTATGCGATCGCTTAGAACTCAATCCGTTTGAAAAGAATGCGATTTTGATTGCGCTTGCCCCAGAAGTGCATCGTCGATACGCGCAAATGTATGGGTATTTGCAGACAGGAGAAGATACACCAGAACGACCAACGATCGATTTAGTGTTGCGCCTACTTTGTCGAACGGATGCCGAGTGGCGAATTGCGCGATCGAGCTTTCTCAGTTCCAGTCGGCTGATCCAATCGGGATTGATGACGGTCGAAGAACCCGATCAACTTTTTTTAATGCGATCTCTGAAGCTCTCAGAAGCGTGCGTCAATTACTTGCTGTCAGACGCAGCAGATTTTATGGAATTAGAAGAGTTATTAGAGCCTCAAGTCTCTGATGTCTTTGCGCGATCCGTGCCTCGCACGCCGATCGATTTAGTGCTTCCCGATCCAGTTTTAGAACAGTTGCAGCAAATCTGTAATCAAATTCAGTTCACGCCGCAGTTAAAGGCTTGGGGATTTCGACAATTGCCGGGTGTCAATGCTTTATTCATTGGTGCACCTGGAACGGGTAAAACGCTCTCGGTACAGTGGATCGCTCAGCAATTAGAAATGCCACTCACTGAAATTGATTTAGCGATCGTGGATCACCCTGCTGCGCTGATTGAGGATTTAATCGCTGAACCACCGATGGTGTTATTAATTAAATCGGCTGAGCGTTGGCTGAAGCGCTCTGCTCCAATCGAGAAAGTAATTGAATTAATCAATTCTCGTCGAACTTTTACCTGCTTTAGTGTCAGGCATCGGATCGCGGTGCCAATTGCATTGCGATCGCGCTTTCAATTCACGATCGAATTGCCGAAACCTGATGCGATGGCTCGTGTGCAATTGTGGAAACAAGCATTTCCGGCAGAAACGCCGCTGTCAGAATTCGATTGGCAAACTTTAGCAAAGCAGCATCGTTTGACGGGCGGAGAGATTCAAGCCATCGCCAAAGCTGCTGCAATTCAAGCGTTATCACAGGAGGCTTCGGAGATAACGCTTGATCATATTCTTCAGGTCTTGCGTTAG
- the rsmG gene encoding 16S rRNA (guanine(527)-N(7))-methyltransferase RsmG: MLVATLPEFADLWQSTLNWCPSEQERSQFQAFYELILQGNQQQNLTRITEPSDFWEKHLWDSLRGVFPKVTQSRLSAIDIGTGAGFPGIPMAIARPSWNVTLLDSTRKKINFLQDASRSLGLTNVRLLSDRVEQIGQSAGHREAYQLATIRAVAAAPVCAEYALPLLKVGGLAVLYRGQWTEEEAIALDQAVQQLGGAVEECDRFETPLTQGVRHCLYIRKTEPTPREFPRAIGIPTQTPL, encoded by the coding sequence ATGTTAGTTGCAACGCTGCCAGAGTTCGCTGATCTGTGGCAATCGACTTTGAATTGGTGTCCGAGTGAGCAGGAGCGATCGCAGTTCCAAGCCTTTTATGAATTAATTCTTCAGGGCAATCAACAGCAAAACCTGACTCGCATCACAGAGCCGTCTGACTTTTGGGAAAAGCATCTTTGGGATTCACTGAGAGGCGTTTTCCCGAAAGTGACGCAATCGCGTTTAAGCGCGATCGATATTGGGACAGGAGCCGGATTTCCAGGCATTCCGATGGCGATCGCTCGTCCGAGTTGGAATGTTACCTTGCTTGATTCCACCCGCAAAAAGATCAATTTTCTCCAGGATGCGAGTCGCTCCTTAGGATTAACCAATGTGCGATTGCTCAGCGATCGAGTAGAACAGATTGGACAATCTGCTGGACATCGGGAAGCTTACCAACTCGCAACCATTCGCGCAGTGGCAGCCGCTCCTGTCTGTGCAGAATATGCGTTGCCTCTGTTGAAAGTCGGTGGCTTGGCAGTGCTTTATCGAGGTCAATGGACAGAAGAAGAAGCGATCGCGCTCGATCAGGCGGTGCAGCAATTGGGTGGAGCAGTGGAAGAGTGTGATCGCTTTGAAACACCTTTGACTCAAGGCGTTCGACATTGTTTATATATTCGCAAAACCGAGCCAACTCCGAGAGAATTTCCAAGAGCGATCGGGATTCCGACTCAAACACCGCTCTAA
- a CDS encoding ABC transporter ATP-binding protein, with protein MLYLRDLSYHPTATPEPILKSINLEVAPQQCSLIVGPSGSGKSTLLEILAGLAEHTSGEIVWREQELNFLNMQQLCGLVFQFPERHFCGGTILEELRLGHPELSSDRIHEALQEVSLDHLPLSTAPHALSGGQQRRLALAVQLIRQPSILLLDEPTAGLDWSIRRQLVRLLAKLKTHWSLLVVSHDAGDMLEIADRCWTLKHGELKEVSPQDLVDQKLERVGC; from the coding sequence ATGCTTTATCTGCGCGACTTGTCTTATCATCCGACGGCTACTCCCGAACCGATTTTGAAATCGATCAATCTAGAAGTTGCGCCTCAGCAATGCAGTTTGATTGTTGGTCCAAGCGGTTCTGGAAAAAGTACGCTGCTAGAGATTTTGGCAGGATTGGCAGAGCATACGAGCGGAGAAATTGTCTGGCGTGAACAAGAATTGAATTTTCTGAATATGCAACAACTCTGTGGACTGGTGTTTCAGTTTCCAGAGCGCCATTTTTGCGGCGGCACGATTTTAGAAGAATTGCGGTTGGGACATCCGGAATTGAGTTCCGATCGCATTCACGAAGCTCTGCAAGAAGTCAGCTTAGATCATCTTCCCCTTTCGACGGCTCCTCATGCGTTGAGCGGTGGACAACAGCGCAGGCTTGCCTTGGCGGTACAACTGATTCGTCAGCCGAGTATTTTGTTACTCGACGAACCGACTGCGGGACTCGATTGGTCGATTCGGCGACAGTTGGTGCGATTATTAGCAAAGCTCAAAACGCATTGGAGTTTGCTTGTGGTTTCGCATGATGCTGGCGATATGCTAGAAATTGCCGATCGCTGTTGGACATTGAAACACGGGGAACTGAAAGAAGTTTCGCCGCAGGATCTCGTTGATCAGAAATTGGAGCGGGTGGGATGTTAG
- a CDS encoding Sll0314/Alr1548 family TPR repeat-containing protein produces the protein MVMVKWVSSRLAQSLSAAALMMGMLASPSLAKDPFRTTNPRAISTQTESAFRAMFEKGNYTEAQKILSQADANEPLAFAMKAMIAYMNFQGESNAGRKQALLSEFKANADQTRTVAQALLKSDPLRGNLYMAAGTILDGGYIAATEGTVNGVPRILGSLQQAFGYLDAAERIDAKDPELNLVKGMIDLALATNLSLPLSSPKDAIARLEQTAQPRYVADRGLAVGYRDLKQFDKAMQAIDRAIAAAPDNPELSYLKAQIFVRQERLNESVPLFQKALNKKAQLPPATANQIQREFNRVQQRLSGR, from the coding sequence ATGGTTATGGTGAAGTGGGTATCGAGTCGGCTGGCTCAAAGTCTAAGTGCAGCAGCATTAATGATGGGAATGTTAGCGAGTCCGTCGCTCGCGAAAGATCCGTTTAGAACAACCAATCCCCGCGCCATTAGCACGCAAACAGAATCGGCGTTTCGGGCAATGTTTGAGAAAGGCAATTACACCGAAGCACAGAAAATTCTCAGTCAGGCAGATGCAAATGAGCCGCTTGCTTTCGCAATGAAAGCGATGATTGCGTACATGAATTTTCAAGGCGAATCGAATGCGGGACGTAAACAAGCTTTGCTCAGTGAATTTAAGGCAAATGCAGATCAAACTCGCACCGTTGCACAGGCATTACTGAAATCTGACCCGCTGCGAGGCAATCTCTACATGGCAGCAGGCACAATTCTAGATGGCGGTTATATTGCTGCAACAGAAGGCACAGTCAACGGTGTTCCGAGAATTCTGGGTAGTCTTCAGCAGGCATTTGGGTATTTAGACGCAGCAGAACGCATTGATGCCAAAGATCCTGAGTTAAATCTGGTCAAAGGCATGATCGATTTGGCACTAGCAACGAATTTGAGTTTGCCGTTATCCAGTCCAAAAGATGCGATCGCTCGACTCGAACAAACTGCCCAACCGCGTTATGTTGCCGATCGCGGTTTAGCAGTGGGATATCGAGATCTCAAGCAGTTTGATAAGGCAATGCAGGCGATCGATCGTGCGATCGCAGCGGCTCCGGATAATCCTGAATTGAGCTATCTGAAAGCGCAAATTTTTGTGCGGCAGGAGCGCTTAAATGAAAGCGTGCCTTTATTCCAGAAAGCCTTGAATAAAAAGGCTCAGCTTCCGCCAGCCACGGCAAACCAGATTCAGCGAGAATTCAACCGAGTTCAACAACGCCTGAGCGGACGCTAG
- a CDS encoding DUF3531 family protein yields MNFGIQAVQLLPCLNSESFMRVEFREFDPFNVWIWIEFNTVPSEMEKQYVEETFSSWFFLGKLGGFNAENLQVQDVGLEVSYMPYDESIADNSMMAVMHNMSDFEYEGNWGRCWFDLGTSDAIAIDILLNSLRQLSKDFVTLDRVIVGGENEDWRVPGSGAGFVMEDNQRN; encoded by the coding sequence ATGAATTTTGGCATTCAGGCAGTTCAACTTTTACCCTGCCTGAATTCTGAATCTTTTATGCGTGTTGAGTTTCGAGAATTTGATCCGTTTAACGTCTGGATCTGGATTGAGTTTAATACTGTGCCTTCTGAAATGGAGAAGCAGTATGTAGAAGAGACGTTTAGTTCCTGGTTTTTCCTCGGAAAACTGGGCGGTTTTAATGCGGAAAATCTGCAAGTCCAAGATGTCGGGCTAGAAGTCAGCTATATGCCCTACGACGAAAGTATTGCAGATAACAGCATGATGGCAGTCATGCACAATATGAGCGATTTTGAATATGAGGGCAATTGGGGACGCTGCTGGTTTGATCTCGGAACCAGTGATGCGATCGCGATAGACATTTTGCTCAATTCTCTCCGCCAACTGAGCAAGGATTTCGTCACCCTTGATCGAGTGATTGTCGGTGGAGAGAATGAAGACTGGCGCGTTCCAGGCAGTGGTGCAGGATTCGTAATGGAAGACAATCAGCGCAATTAG
- a CDS encoding SCO5389 family protein, which yields MSLDVSAELVQQAEMDTIDESAFVETIRQSLPYAWGIVETLVKEIEAENLGWSNHAIAPPNEQARGQLLRMVGGDAIRGAVESHFNIKLAFQNCHNLAVFRRDRDTATAYAEFTSIRSQILNQTPELKDC from the coding sequence ATGTCCCTAGATGTGAGTGCAGAATTGGTGCAACAGGCGGAAATGGATACGATCGACGAATCTGCTTTTGTTGAAACGATTCGTCAGTCATTGCCCTACGCTTGGGGAATCGTTGAAACACTGGTCAAGGAGATCGAAGCAGAAAACCTAGGCTGGTCAAATCATGCGATCGCGCCGCCCAACGAGCAGGCGCGAGGACAATTGTTACGCATGGTCGGAGGGGATGCAATTCGGGGCGCAGTCGAATCGCATTTCAATATCAAGCTTGCCTTTCAAAACTGTCACAACTTGGCTGTGTTTCGCCGCGATCGCGATACAGCGACTGCCTATGCAGAATTCACCTCAATTCGCAGTCAGATTTTGAATCAAACTCCTGAACTGAAGGATTGCTAA
- a CDS encoding non-ribosomal peptide synthetase yields MQSLTVADSSTQVSSGYPLSQQQQGLWFLYQLAPESSAYNIYQTVRIRGEFDFNAWQQAWQQLFEAHAILRSRYLDLKGQPLRIIAPGRIPLRYIQASDWRASTLKRQILAETTKSFRLETEPAIRVSLFECSPQEQIQVITMHHIAGDMWTFDLLIQEWQQLYHAQPLQKQQFDYADYVQWQTELLRSDRAKDLLDFWQHQLAGDRPQLDLPSKPRILQTEQSGIQSFPMPQQLVQALKSLAQAQGYSLYRVVLTAFLVLLYRYTELTDLTIGTAMAGRWGEEQFRGMIGYFSNMLPLRVPIQGKLSFDRLLQQVHQRVTEVQAHQDMPFQELVKQQREELFSVTFTWQKHRWLNQLGEGLHLEPYLLEHQGGATFDLDLQVVEAGDRFNVVWQYNANRFEDSTIARMAQQFETLLESIIHNPQERISHLAILPVQEQHRLLVEWNATAQSFPSGCVHEFISVQAAKTPNAIAIEFGQDQITYQELEQRSNQLARYLQAKGVQSESLVGICMPRSIDFIVGILAILKAGGAFVPLDPTYPKERLALLISDAQVTLLLTQQNSMTEIDSPVIDVEIAQDEIRSFSSETIPSNVKPNNLAYIIYTSGSTGRPKGVMIEHQSMINHHFAVIQEYELRETDRVLQASALSFDIAIEEIFPTLMCGARLVLRSPDCLLSTQQFLQFIETYQITVLNLPTALWHQIVYALAELNLHLTSTVRLVVVGGEKASRSTYLTWLEKVGQHPRWINTYGPTEATVIATLYDPIRSGFDQAELSIGSAIANTQTYVLDAQMQPVPIGVTGELWIGGVGVGRGYLRRPEQTRERFIEHQFPGLPKTRLYRTGDLVRYREDGKLEYLGRNDDQIKIRGFRIELGEVEFQLTQHPAITTAIVLAQNQQLIAYVIPQACVEPTQLQQFLKQRLPSYMIPSAFVELETFPMTPNGKVDRKALLKIAPSVPTREIALPETKLERQLAQIWQEALQVEPIGLDDDFFDLGGHSLLMLRLAAKIEQVVGKSVSMSLLYQAPTIRQLATAIAGEPPDLSTDLIRFQAGEPGRSPLFCIPGALGTFRVCEGLRAQLDPRVPIYGIQEIAMTRKTTLEQMASHAIREMQTLQPEGPYYLLGYSMGAIVAYEIAQQLHAQGQSVALLGLIGPGNLVTLPKWLSVLHNFPQLQLLLELLTRWNAYGIEIRSLNFVDRAWLFFKKASWSIKLVLRRILFGILETVTQSIDSRYPQYDRIAQRYRPRPSAFPVQLFLSEDELDPPDRWVSWRMLAEDKLTVHILPGDHVTCIDRSAIAQLVKKIAHLLPPPKAV; encoded by the coding sequence ATGCAAAGTTTGACTGTAGCCGATTCATCGACCCAAGTTTCATCTGGGTATCCGCTCTCGCAGCAGCAACAAGGACTCTGGTTTCTGTACCAACTCGCTCCTGAAAGCAGTGCGTACAACATTTATCAAACCGTTCGCATTCGAGGCGAGTTTGATTTCAATGCTTGGCAACAGGCTTGGCAGCAGCTTTTTGAGGCACATGCAATTTTGCGATCGCGCTACCTCGACCTTAAAGGGCAACCCCTACGTATCATTGCTCCAGGCAGAATTCCTCTACGGTACATCCAGGCTTCTGACTGGAGAGCGTCCACCTTAAAGCGCCAGATCTTAGCTGAAACTACAAAATCCTTTCGACTCGAAACAGAACCCGCGATTCGAGTCAGCCTGTTTGAATGCAGCCCGCAAGAACAGATTCAAGTGATCACGATGCACCACATTGCAGGAGACATGTGGACATTTGATCTGTTGATTCAGGAATGGCAGCAACTTTATCATGCGCAACCTTTGCAGAAGCAACAGTTTGATTATGCTGACTATGTTCAGTGGCAGACGGAACTGCTGAGAAGCGATCGCGCAAAAGACTTACTTGACTTCTGGCAACATCAACTTGCAGGCGATCGACCTCAACTTGATCTGCCGAGTAAGCCCCGTATTCTACAGACTGAGCAAAGCGGCATTCAGTCGTTTCCGATGCCTCAGCAACTCGTTCAAGCCCTGAAATCTCTGGCTCAGGCTCAAGGGTATAGCCTCTATCGAGTTGTATTGACTGCTTTTCTAGTGCTGCTTTATCGCTATACAGAGCTAACTGATTTAACGATCGGGACTGCGATGGCAGGACGTTGGGGCGAGGAGCAATTTCGAGGGATGATCGGGTACTTCTCAAATATGCTTCCTTTGAGAGTGCCCATACAAGGAAAACTATCATTTGACAGGCTTTTGCAGCAGGTACATCAACGTGTCACCGAGGTACAAGCTCATCAGGATATGCCGTTTCAAGAGCTCGTCAAACAGCAGCGGGAAGAGTTGTTCTCGGTGACGTTTACTTGGCAGAAGCATCGTTGGTTGAATCAACTCGGTGAGGGGTTGCACCTCGAACCGTATTTACTAGAGCATCAAGGTGGAGCAACCTTTGATCTCGATTTGCAAGTGGTCGAGGCAGGCGATCGCTTTAATGTTGTTTGGCAATACAATGCCAATCGGTTTGAGGACAGCACGATCGCGCGCATGGCTCAGCAGTTTGAGACATTGCTCGAAAGCATCATTCACAATCCCCAAGAACGGATTTCTCACCTTGCAATCTTGCCCGTGCAGGAACAGCATCGACTGCTTGTAGAGTGGAATGCAACGGCACAGTCTTTTCCATCAGGTTGTGTGCATGAATTCATCTCAGTTCAGGCTGCAAAGACACCGAATGCGATCGCGATCGAGTTTGGTCAAGACCAGATAACTTATCAGGAACTCGAACAGAGATCGAATCAGCTTGCCCGTTACTTACAAGCAAAAGGTGTTCAGTCTGAAAGTTTAGTTGGCATTTGTATGCCGCGATCGATTGACTTTATTGTGGGAATTCTCGCCATTCTCAAAGCAGGCGGGGCGTTTGTTCCACTTGATCCAACCTATCCGAAAGAGCGTTTAGCCTTACTGATTTCAGATGCTCAAGTGACACTGCTCTTAACGCAGCAAAATTCAATGACTGAAATCGATTCGCCTGTCATTGATGTCGAGATTGCACAGGACGAAATTCGATCGTTCAGTTCAGAAACAATTCCGAGCAACGTCAAGCCCAACAATTTAGCTTATATTATTTACACTTCAGGCTCGACCGGAAGACCGAAAGGCGTAATGATTGAGCATCAGAGTATGATCAACCATCATTTCGCAGTGATCCAAGAATATGAGTTGAGGGAAACCGATCGAGTTTTACAAGCTTCTGCGTTGAGTTTTGATATTGCGATCGAAGAAATCTTTCCCACCTTAATGTGCGGTGCAAGGTTAGTTCTCAGATCTCCTGATTGTCTGCTTTCGACCCAACAGTTTCTGCAATTCATTGAAACTTATCAAATTACTGTCCTCAATCTCCCGACTGCACTGTGGCATCAAATTGTCTATGCGCTGGCAGAACTGAATTTGCACTTAACGTCTACCGTTCGATTAGTCGTTGTCGGTGGAGAGAAAGCCTCACGATCGACGTATCTGACTTGGCTCGAAAAAGTTGGGCAGCATCCCCGCTGGATCAATACCTATGGACCAACGGAAGCAACGGTGATTGCCACACTTTACGATCCAATTCGATCCGGATTCGACCAAGCGGAACTCTCGATCGGTAGTGCGATCGCGAATACTCAAACTTATGTTTTAGATGCGCAGATGCAGCCCGTTCCCATCGGAGTCACTGGAGAACTGTGGATTGGAGGAGTAGGCGTTGGGCGTGGCTATCTGCGTCGTCCTGAACAGACCAGAGAAAGATTTATCGAACATCAGTTTCCCGGACTGCCGAAAACTCGACTGTATCGAACAGGCGACTTAGTTCGATACCGCGAAGACGGCAAGCTTGAATATTTAGGCAGAAATGATGATCAGATCAAGATTCGAGGATTTCGGATTGAGCTAGGAGAAGTCGAATTTCAACTCACGCAACATCCTGCAATCACCACTGCGATCGTGCTTGCCCAAAATCAGCAACTCATCGCTTATGTGATTCCTCAAGCCTGTGTTGAACCTACGCAATTGCAGCAGTTCTTAAAGCAAAGACTTCCGAGCTACATGATTCCGAGTGCGTTTGTGGAATTAGAAACTTTTCCAATGACCCCAAACGGGAAAGTCGATCGCAAAGCACTGCTAAAAATTGCACCGTCAGTGCCGACCAGAGAGATTGCTCTACCAGAAACGAAACTAGAGCGTCAACTGGCTCAAATTTGGCAAGAGGCGTTGCAGGTTGAACCGATTGGATTAGATGATGACTTCTTTGATCTAGGCGGACATTCGCTCTTGATGCTGCGGTTGGCAGCAAAAATCGAGCAGGTTGTAGGCAAATCCGTATCAATGTCACTGCTCTATCAAGCACCGACGATTCGGCAATTAGCAACCGCGATCGCAGGTGAACCTCCTGATTTGTCAACCGATCTGATTCGATTTCAGGCAGGAGAACCAGGGCGATCGCCATTATTTTGCATTCCAGGAGCACTGGGAACCTTTCGAGTATGTGAGGGCTTACGGGCACAGCTCGATCCGCGCGTGCCCATTTATGGCATTCAAGAAATAGCCATGACTCGAAAAACAACACTCGAACAGATGGCAAGCCATGCAATTCGAGAAATGCAGACATTACAACCCGAAGGCCCATATTACCTTTTGGGCTACTCGATGGGCGCGATCGTCGCCTATGAAATTGCTCAACAACTTCATGCTCAAGGGCAATCGGTCGCCCTACTTGGCTTGATTGGGCCTGGCAATTTAGTGACGCTGCCCAAGTGGTTGTCTGTGCTCCACAACTTTCCCCAATTGCAGTTGCTGCTTGAACTCCTGACACGCTGGAATGCTTATGGGATAGAGATACGATCGCTAAATTTTGTCGATCGAGCTTGGCTTTTCTTCAAAAAAGCGAGTTGGAGCATCAAATTAGTCTTGAGAAGAATTCTGTTTGGGATACTGGAAACGGTGACACAAAGCATTGACTCGCGCTATCCCCAGTACGATCGCATCGCTCAGCGCTACCGTCCCCGCCCCAGTGCATTTCCCGTGCAATTATTTCTGTCGGAAGATGAGCTTGATCCGCCCGATCGCTGGGTCAGTTGGCGAATGCTGGCAGAAGACAAATTAACGGTACATATTTTGCCGGGAGATCATGTCACCTGTATCGACAGATCTGCGATCGCGCAACTCGTCAAAAAAATTGCTCATCTGCTGCCGCCCCCAAAAGCTGTATGA
- the rplI gene encoding 50S ribosomal protein L9 has protein sequence MAKRIQLVLTQDVSKLGRMGDLVEVAPGYARNYLVPQGKATNVNPGILKQVARRRELEEQRLAELKQQALKISAAIEAAGGFDIAKQVGENDAIFGTVTNQDVADAIQAKTNQEVDRRTITLPEIHKIGEYTAHVKLHPDVTSAVVIRVVAS, from the coding sequence ATGGCGAAGCGGATTCAGCTCGTCCTGACGCAGGACGTAAGCAAATTAGGACGGATGGGAGACTTAGTCGAAGTCGCGCCGGGATATGCAAGAAACTATCTCGTACCCCAAGGAAAAGCAACGAACGTCAACCCTGGAATTCTCAAGCAGGTCGCACGTCGTCGTGAGTTGGAAGAACAACGTTTGGCTGAATTGAAACAGCAAGCGCTCAAAATCTCGGCAGCGATCGAAGCTGCTGGCGGATTTGATATTGCGAAACAAGTCGGTGAAAACGATGCGATCTTCGGAACCGTAACGAACCAAGATGTCGCAGATGCAATCCAAGCAAAGACCAATCAAGAGGTCGATCGCCGCACGATTACACTGCCGGAAATTCACAAGATTGGAGAATACACCGCTCACGTGAAATTGCACCCCGACGTGACTTCTGCAGTCGTGATTCGAGTTGTTGCAAGCTAG